GCCAACAACTCGGCGGATTGTTCGTGCGTGCTCATGCTTGGAAGGCCTTGCGCAACTGTAGCAGCCCGTTGCGGATGCGCGTCTTTACCGTGCCCAGCGGATCGCCGGTCTGCTGCGCGATCTCGTTGTGCGTGAGTCCTTGAAAGAAAGCCATCTCGAGCGCACGGCGCTGCTCGGCAGCCATTCCCGCCAGCACGCCGCGGACTCTCACGGCAGCGCGCTCGCGATCGGCGGCTTCCTCGAGGTGCGCATCGACGGAGAGCGTTACGTCTTCGATGTCCATCTGCTCGCGGCGTCCGCGGAGCTGGTCGATGGCGCGGTGGCGCGTGATGACGGCAAGCCAGGGAGCGAGCTTGCCACGGGCAGCGTCAAAGCTGCCGGGTTTGCGCCACAGCTGGAGGAAGACTTCCTGCAGCACGTCTTCGGCAGCGCCGGTATCGCCCGCCACCCGCAGCGCGACGGCGTAGACGAGGCCGGAATAGCGATCGTAAAGCTCGGTCATGGCGGCGTGGTCGCCTGAGCGAACGCGCGCGACCAGCGCCACGTCTTGCGCACGCGTCTGCGGTTCGACACCAGCCACGCTCTCAGCTTCCTCTCAGAGTACGTTCGGCGGAGGGCCGCCGGATTCCTCATCCTGCGCTTTCGTTTGGCCTGCGCCGCACGCACCTGCCCACGACGGGCGTGCAGGACGGCAACCCTACCAGCAGGGCAGGGTCGCCGACAAGCCGGGAGCTGCTTTGGGAAGAAGCAACGGTCGCTGGCGCGGAGACCTCTAATCCAGTTATCCGGTGTCACGCGGAGGGAGCATGAATACCTGGAAGCGCGCATTGATCTTCGGGTCGCTGGGCGCGGGAGCGTTCCTGATCGCGACCGGGAAACGTCCGGTGG
The genomic region above belongs to Acidobacteriota bacterium and contains:
- a CDS encoding sigma-70 family RNA polymerase sigma factor is translated as MAGVEPQTRAQDVALVARVRSGDHAAMTELYDRYSGLVYAVALRVAGDTGAAEDVLQEVFLQLWRKPGSFDAARGKLAPWLAVITRHRAIDQLRGRREQMDIEDVTLSVDAHLEEAADRERAAVRVRGVLAGMAAEQRRALEMAFFQGLTHNEIAQQTGDPLGTVKTRIRNGLLQLRKAFQA